The segment TTAATTTAAATTCCACCCCTGCAACTCCTTGCACTGCTAGACTGGCTGCAGACTTGGGGTCAAGATCGTCTACGGTTGTAGTAATGGAATTCCCCATGTTGTCAGTCATCGTTATCTCGGGTTTAGTTGCAGTATCCACGAAAGCTACACCTACACCTGGCCCTGCGTAGAGACGAAACCACTTGTGATCATATCCGATCAGCAAGTTTAACATCACGTTGATTTTATCAACACGATCTTTGTATTCGATATCCGCCCCCATGCCTAAGCTAGGACTTGTCCAGTATCCTTTTCCTTTTAACGTGCCTGTGAGGTAGTAAGGATTAAGCTCAGTGGCAAAAAACCAAGCATCGGTGAAATAAAAGCGATACCCGAGCTTGGCTTCAGCACCAAGGTAGTTGCCGCTACGGAGATTGATGACAGCATCATCATCGGGAATCCCAGGGTCAAATCTTTCCGTGAATAAGACCCTTCCGTCATGGTGTATACCACCCATTATGCCAGCTCCGATATACCAGTTTTTGAGTTCTTTTTTCGGTTTGGATTCAGGTGCGGGTTCACGCGGAGTGACTGTTTTAGGGTCTGAGTATTTCACGCCTGCGATAGATATGGAACTGCAAGCCACTATACCAAGGATAGCGTATATGATTTTTTTCATATCAACGAGGTGTATATCAAAGGCTACGCTGCTTATTCAATATAAAAATTAAAAATTCACGAAATTTTTGATTTGCATGAAACGATTTGCATCATCGTATAGCCGCCCAAATTCGGTGAACGTCATCATGTTCATCTAGCGCTTGAAGAAATTCTCCCACCTCCTGCCTCTGGGCGTCATCCAGGGGAGGATACATCTTAGGAATGTAACCAATCTCAGCTGTGATCACTGTCCAACCGTGTTCCTTCAACCAACTCGCCACTGCATGCGTGGCGGTGCGGTCTGTTATGAATTTTGCTCCGATGGAGTTTTCAGGAATTTCGTCATTCTGTGCGTGTGTGAGAGCCTCAAAATCATTAGCTCCGGATTCGATCGCTGCAGCCTCAATATCAATAGATCGGTCAGGATGGTGAGCCTCGACGATGCCGACATGATCAAAGAGGAATTTATTGGAGCCGGCTGTTCCAAGTTGCCCTTTTTTAAATAATAAACGGATCTCTGCTGCGGTGCGATTATGATTATCGGTTAGGGCTTCGACAATCACTGGAATTTTGTGAGGTGCGTATCCCTCGAATATTACGAGCTCAAGGGCGTCTTTGTTATCGGAACTACCGATACCCTTGCCGATAGCGCGCTCGATGTTATCTTTGGGGATAGATTCTTTCTTGGCGCGTTCGATAGCTGCCTGCAGTCTAGCGTTAGTGTGAGGATCCCCCCCGCCGAGCTTGGCAGCTACAGTGATTTCACGAAGATATTTTGTTATGAGTTTAGAGCGACGTTGCGAATTGATCTCACGAATAGCGTGAAGCCATTGCCGTCCCATATCGATTGGTTTTTGAATAATTAATTTACAAACTTAGAACGTCTTCGTTTCAAGAATAAAGGATCGAAAGCCTTACAGGAGATCGAAAAGCCCCAGTGTTCATTACCGTGTTCTAAATCCTGATACCGATTGAAGTATACCTGCGATGATCGAATAGCACACCGCGCCGACAACTAGAGCTAACACTATCAGAATGATCGGTTGAATTAACGCCGTCATACGCTGAACTTGTGTGTTAAGTTCTTTATCATAGCGTCTCGACACACGTTCCAAAGCTAAGGCCAACTCACCCGTTTGTTCACCGACGACTACCATATCAATTAACGCCGGTGGGAATTTCTGCGTCTTCCGCAAGGCACTGGAAAAAACCGCACCATCGGCAATATAGTCAGCAACACGTCTCAGTAATGCCTTCAGATATTCATTAGGAATTGCATCGGCCATAAGGCGCACTGCATTCAACAGGGGAACACCGTTGCCGACCAGCGTCGCACATGTTTGCGTCAGCTCAGCATAGAAACGGGCGTAGAGCACTTTGCCGATAAGCGGGATTTGAAGTTGAGCATGATGCCACCATGTCTTCCCTTGAGGGGTGCGAATATAAGCTAATGCTCCGACAATTGAGCCAACTGCCAGGAGCGCTAACCACCAGCCGTTAGCAGAGAGGAATTGACTGAAGTTAATCAAAAGTTGAGTTGCAAGAGGCAGTTTCTGACCTGTCTTGCTGAAAAGCGAGGTAAGTTGGGGAACGAGGACCGTCATAAATATGCCGATCAGTAAAATACCGGCCATAGTGATAAACGCCGGATAAATCAAGGCTTGCGTCACGCGTGCTCGCATATCGTCCATAAGATTCAAATAGGTTACTTGCCGAGCCAAAATCTGCCCTAGGGCACCAGAAACCTCTCCCGCAGCAACCAAATTGCAGTAAAGTTCACCAAAAGAAGGGCTCACTGATCGAAGCGCACTCGAGAAAGAAGCCCCGTCTCTCACACGCTGCCGTAGCGCTGCCACTACATGTTTCAAATTTGACAGTTCTTGACGCCCCTCCATTACGCGAAGCGCTGGCTCGAGTTGCAGACCTGCTTGAAGCATATCGCTTAACTCTTCTGTGAAACGGATAATCTGACCTTGTGTAAGATTGATAGGACCTGAAGGGACTGCGTTGCTTGTTTTTGCTGCCGTATGCGACGTCGAAGCGACACGACTGCCTGTTTTTTCTTGAATTCGTATCGGTTGCAGTTTCTGTCGATCAAGAATGCGTAAGGCATCCGTTCGACTCTTTGCTTCTAATTCCCCTTGAGTGCGAGTTCCATCGGGCTGGAGAGCCTGGTAACTATAAATTGCCATAAATTGTTACGGTGTTAGTTGATACCGTCTGTCGTCAGATTCCTTCCTCTGAACGATCCGCTATAGTTACCCTTAGGACTTCTTCAATGGTGGTTTCGCCTGCTATGACCTTGCGGAACCCATATTCGCGTAAGGTAATCATTCCTTCTTCTAGCGCAGCTGGACGTAGGAGGTTGGCGGGTTTGCGTTGGGTTATCATGTCTTGGAGCCGCTGCGTTAAAAGACAGACTTCGTAAATCGCCAGTCGCCCTTGATAACCCGTGTGGCGACACTCATCACATCCTACAGCACGATAAATCTTATCAGCATGTTCAAGAGGAAAACCTATAGATTCAAGATAGGGCTGGGAATAATAATCCCCAGCGGGAGTTTTACAATGCAGGCATAGCCTTCGCACAAGACGTTGGGCTATAAAAGCACGCACAGCTGAAGCCACTAAAAAAGGCTCGATCCCCATATCGATTAATCGCGTAATGCCTCCCACTGCATCATTAGTATGTAGCGTCGAAAACACTAAGTGCCCCGTCAGAGCCGCTCGGATTGCTATTTCTGCCGTCTCTAAATCCCGCATTTCCCCGATCATTACCACATTTGGATCGCCACGAAGAATGCTGCGCAAGCCTTTGGCAAATGTCAGGTCAATCTCCGGCTTGACAGCGATTTGCACGACTCCAGGCAACTTATGCTCTACCGGGTCTTCGATCGTTACGATCCGTCGTTCTGTTGTATTCAATGTTGTCAGGAAAGTATAAAGAGTCGTGGATTTACCGCTGCCAGTAGGACCTGTGATTAGAATGATACCATTTGGCAATGCCAGTAAATCGCGGCACATTTTTTCAACCTGAGGCTCCATCTGCAGACGCAAGAAATCAAAACGCTCTTGTCCCAAAAGACGCAAACTGACGCTCTCCCCTACCACGCTTGGAATCGTCGCCACACGCACGTCGATCGGTTTACCATCCAACTCCAGATTGATCCGACCATCCTGCGGAAGTCGCCGCTCGGCGATATCTAAATGCGCCATAATTTTCAGGCGAGAAATAAGCGATGACTGCAGCCGCTTAATCTGCGGAGGCACTGGCACTTCAGTCAGCATGCCATCTACGCGATAACGGATTCGAAGATCGTTCTCAATCGGCTCAATGTGCACATCCGTTGCCCCCTGATGTAAGGCTTCCCGAAAAATCTGATTCACAAAGCGCACAACTGCAGCCTCGTCTGAATCATCTGCGTCCAAGACGTTCGTCTCTTGCTTCACCTCTAAAAATACGTCTTCATCACTGTTCTCAAGGATATCATCGAAATTTTCAGCACCGACCCCGTAGCCTTGCCGTAATCCGTTAAGGATATTTCGACGCGTGCTCATGAACCACACTACGGGAGTGTCTAGTAGTTGATTCACCTGCTGTCGCGCTATGTAATCAAACGGATCATACGTCAAAATTCCGATCTGCCCCTCCCCAATTTCAACCGGGCATAGATGATGCCGCAACACCACCCTTGCAGGAAACTTTTCTCGAAGCGGCGCGGCGACCGAATCGACGTTCTGCTCATACCAAGGAATCCCCGTCAGTGTGCTCAAGCCCGACAAGAACTTCTTCTCATCGAGATTTTCAAGCTCCAACAATGCCCGAACAATAGACTGTTGCTGCTGAGCTGCGTCAAGCATTGTGTTGCGATTCTTCTCGGCGTCCGTCGCACCAGCTATCTCACACAGTTCGAGAATCTTATCGTGCATGATGCTATTTTAACCGAAACCACAACTGAAACAAGAGCCGGCGCTCATTCGCCGTCTATCACCAAAGTGCCAACATTTTTACCCATTACCACATCACGCAGATTGCCTTTTTTGAAAACGTCAAAAACAATAATCGGCACCTTGTTATCCATACAAAGCGAAAAGGCTGTAGAGTCCATAATCTTCAACCGCGCGCGCAAAGCCTCTTGAAATGTGATCCGCTCGTAGCGCTTCGCCTCCGGGTGCTTTTTGGGATCTGCGTTGTAAATACCGTCCACCTTCGTCGCTTTCAAAATTACCTCTGCTCCGATTTCACTCGCTCGCAGAGCGGCTGTAGTATCCGTAGAAAAATAAGGATTACCTGTGCCTGCTACGAAAATCACCGCGCGCCCTTTTTCAAGATGACGTATCGCGCGCCGAAGAATAAACGGCTCAGCGACATTTTTCACCTCAATCGCCGTCTGCACACGGGTAACCACTCCGATGTGTTCAAGCGTCGCCTGTAAGGCCAAGCCATTTATAATTGTGGCCAACATACCCATGTAATCTGCCGTTGTGCGATCCATCCCTCGACTACTGGCTGTGAGGCCACGCCATATGTTGCCTCCACCGATTACAATTGCCACCTGCACCCCTAGCTCATGAATTTCGCGAATTTGTTCAGCGATATCGAGCGCGACTCTTTGATCGATTACGTCTTCTTTTCCGGCGAGAATTTCACCACTGAGTTTGAGAAGGATTCTCGAATATTTCGCGGTTCGCGTTGTTTTCGCCGTCACACCTTCATCTTCAGAAAAAAACAGACTCAAATCAACGCGAAAAATCATTCCACGCTGAAATTCCATTTCGTTTTCAAATAAATTGGCTACGCTTGTAGCCCCATGCGTCATTTACTTTCCATACGCGATCTCAGGCGCGAAGACGTTCGTGAAATTTTCGCGTTTAGCCGGGAATTCAAAGCCGCCCGAGGCAGTGCCCACCTCCCGCATCCTCTATCTGGCGAAATTTGGGCGCTTGTTTTTTCTAAACCCTCTACGCGCACGCGCGTCTCCTTTGAGGTCGCCATCCGTGAGCTTGGCGGACAATCCTTATTCTTAAGCGCTCAGGAAATTCAACTCGGTCGTGGTGAGCCCATCGAAGACACCGCACGCGTGCTCGGACGCATGATTTTCGGCACAGTGATCCGCACTTACGATCATCGAGACGTCGAGATCTTTTCTAAATATAGCAACCGCCCTACCATCAACGCACTCACTGATCAAGAGCATCCGTGTCAGATTCTAGCCGATATCTTCACATTCGAAGAGAAACGCGGATCTATCCAAGGCCGTCGTGTAGCCTTCATCGGTGATGCCGCCTGCAATGTCGCAATCTCATGGGCACATGCAGCCGCACTGCTTGACTTTGAGCTCTGCTTCGCTGCCCCGCAAGGCTATGCTTGCCCGATTCAAAATCCCCACGTTCGCAATACAACTGACCCTTATGAAGCTGCCGCAGGAGCTGATCTGCTCTACACAGACGTCTGGGTCTCCATGGGCATGGAAGCCGAGACCGAAAAACGCCTACGAGACTTTCAAGGTTATCAAATCAATCACGACCTCCTTCGAGTCGCCGCTCCACAGGCGCTTGTCCAACACTGCCTTCCGGCCTACCGAGGCAAAGAGATCAGCGCAGAGCTCTTAGATGAAAAAGCCCTCGATATTTTTGATGAAGCCGAAAATCGCCTGCACGTTCAAAAAGGCATTTTAGCTTGGATCAAG is part of the Candidatus Methylacidiphilales bacterium genome and harbors:
- a CDS encoding autotransporter outer membrane beta-barrel domain-containing protein, giving the protein MKKIIYAILGIVACSSISIAGVKYSDPKTVTPREPAPESKPKKELKNWYIGAGIMGGIHHDGRVLFTERFDPGIPDDDAVINLRSGNYLGAEAKLGYRFYFTDAWFFATELNPYYLTGTLKGKGYWTSPSLGMGADIEYKDRVDKINVMLNLLIGYDHKWFRLYAGPGVGVAFVDTATKPEITMTDNMGNSITTTVDDLDPKSAASLAVQGVAGVEFKLNDSWSIYAEYKYLDVTNAKQGQGNVTWRNRELRSSLGSIGFKYSF
- a CDS encoding YebC/PmpR family DNA-binding transcriptional regulator, which produces MGRQWLHAIREINSQRRSKLITKYLREITVAAKLGGGDPHTNARLQAAIERAKKESIPKDNIERAIGKGIGSSDNKDALELVIFEGYAPHKIPVIVEALTDNHNRTAAEIRLLFKKGQLGTAGSNKFLFDHVGIVEAHHPDRSIDIEAAAIESGANDFEALTHAQNDEIPENSIGAKFITDRTATHAVASWLKEHGWTVITAEIGYIPKMYPPLDDAQRQEVGEFLQALDEHDDVHRIWAAIR
- a CDS encoding type II secretion system F family protein, producing MAIYSYQALQPDGTRTQGELEAKSRTDALRILDRQKLQPIRIQEKTGSRVASTSHTAAKTSNAVPSGPINLTQGQIIRFTEELSDMLQAGLQLEPALRVMEGRQELSNLKHVVAALRQRVRDGASFSSALRSVSPSFGELYCNLVAAGEVSGALGQILARQVTYLNLMDDMRARVTQALIYPAFITMAGILLIGIFMTVLVPQLTSLFSKTGQKLPLATQLLINFSQFLSANGWWLALLAVGSIVGALAYIRTPQGKTWWHHAQLQIPLIGKVLYARFYAELTQTCATLVGNGVPLLNAVRLMADAIPNEYLKALLRRVADYIADGAVFSSALRKTQKFPPALIDMVVVGEQTGELALALERVSRRYDKELNTQVQRMTALIQPIILIVLALVVGAVCYSIIAGILQSVSGFRTR
- a CDS encoding GspE/PulE family protein, with protein sequence MHDKILELCEIAGATDAEKNRNTMLDAAQQQQSIVRALLELENLDEKKFLSGLSTLTGIPWYEQNVDSVAAPLREKFPARVVLRHHLCPVEIGEGQIGILTYDPFDYIARQQVNQLLDTPVVWFMSTRRNILNGLRQGYGVGAENFDDILENSDEDVFLEVKQETNVLDADDSDEAAVVRFVNQIFREALHQGATDVHIEPIENDLRIRYRVDGMLTEVPVPPQIKRLQSSLISRLKIMAHLDIAERRLPQDGRINLELDGKPIDVRVATIPSVVGESVSLRLLGQERFDFLRLQMEPQVEKMCRDLLALPNGIILITGPTGSGKSTTLYTFLTTLNTTERRIVTIEDPVEHKLPGVVQIAVKPEIDLTFAKGLRSILRGDPNVVMIGEMRDLETAEIAIRAALTGHLVFSTLHTNDAVGGITRLIDMGIEPFLVASAVRAFIAQRLVRRLCLHCKTPAGDYYSQPYLESIGFPLEHADKIYRAVGCDECRHTGYQGRLAIYEVCLLTQRLQDMITQRKPANLLRPAALEEGMITLREYGFRKVIAGETTIEEVLRVTIADRSEEGI
- the pyrH gene encoding UMP kinase, producing MTHGATSVANLFENEMEFQRGMIFRVDLSLFFSEDEGVTAKTTRTAKYSRILLKLSGEILAGKEDVIDQRVALDIAEQIREIHELGVQVAIVIGGGNIWRGLTASSRGMDRTTADYMGMLATIINGLALQATLEHIGVVTRVQTAIEVKNVAEPFILRRAIRHLEKGRAVIFVAGTGNPYFSTDTTAALRASEIGAEVILKATKVDGIYNADPKKHPEAKRYERITFQEALRARLKIMDSTAFSLCMDNKVPIIVFDVFKKGNLRDVVMGKNVGTLVIDGE
- the argF gene encoding ornithine carbamoyltransferase; translated protein: MRHLLSIRDLRREDVREIFAFSREFKAARGSAHLPHPLSGEIWALVFSKPSTRTRVSFEVAIRELGGQSLFLSAQEIQLGRGEPIEDTARVLGRMIFGTVIRTYDHRDVEIFSKYSNRPTINALTDQEHPCQILADIFTFEEKRGSIQGRRVAFIGDAACNVAISWAHAAALLDFELCFAAPQGYACPIQNPHVRNTTDPYEAAAGADLLYTDVWVSMGMEAETEKRLRDFQGYQINHDLLRVAAPQALVQHCLPAYRGKEISAELLDEKALDIFDEAENRLHVQKGILAWIKQSC